In one window of Nocardia brasiliensis DNA:
- a CDS encoding peptidylprolyl isomerase, with product MPSNEQRRAAAKRKLERQLANRAERARRRKQLTIAGSVLGVIVVVAAVTGVYFLTKSDDNSSEAKDATQSSEPAAAAPPAPVAKPALVNCVYKDGQKPADKPATKPAKSEGIPTTGNDARVSVSMETNQGPIGLTLDNAESPCTVNSFVSLASQNFFDDTNCHRMTTGEGLKVLQCGDPTGTGMGGPGYEFDNEYPTDQLDPNNPMAAQQPIAYKRGTLAMANAGPGTNGSQFFIVYGDSQLPPNYTIFGTVDENSMATLDKIAKAGQDDSNGPGDGKPTQPVTIQSVRID from the coding sequence GTGCCGAGCAACGAACAGCGGCGAGCGGCGGCGAAACGCAAGTTGGAGCGCCAGCTCGCCAACCGGGCCGAGCGCGCACGCAGGCGTAAGCAACTCACGATCGCCGGGTCGGTGCTCGGTGTCATCGTGGTGGTCGCGGCGGTCACCGGGGTGTACTTCCTGACCAAGAGCGACGACAACAGCTCCGAAGCCAAGGACGCGACCCAGTCCAGCGAGCCGGCCGCCGCGGCACCGCCCGCACCGGTCGCCAAGCCCGCGCTGGTGAACTGCGTCTACAAGGACGGCCAGAAGCCCGCCGACAAGCCCGCGACCAAGCCCGCCAAGAGCGAGGGCATCCCGACCACGGGCAACGACGCGCGGGTCAGCGTCAGCATGGAGACCAACCAGGGTCCGATCGGCTTGACCCTGGACAACGCCGAATCGCCTTGCACGGTGAACAGTTTCGTCAGCCTCGCGTCGCAGAACTTCTTCGACGACACCAACTGCCACCGGATGACCACCGGCGAGGGCCTCAAGGTGCTGCAGTGCGGCGACCCGACCGGCACCGGCATGGGCGGCCCCGGCTACGAGTTCGACAACGAGTACCCCACCGATCAGCTCGACCCGAACAACCCGATGGCCGCGCAGCAGCCGATCGCGTACAAGCGGGGAACGCTGGCCATGGCCAACGCGGGCCCCGGCACCAACGGCAGTCAGTTCTTCATCGTCTACGGCGACTCCCAGTTGCCGCCGAACTACACGATCTTCGGCACCGTGGACGAGAACTCGATGGCCACGTTGGACAAGATCGCCAAGGCGGGCCAGGACGACTCCAACGGCCCCGGCGATGGCAAGCCGACCCAACCGGTCACCATCCAGTCGGTGCGCATCGACTGA
- a CDS encoding peptidoglycan DD-metalloendopeptidase family protein has translation MSGRGLLWGALGAVLGLMVVVLVIVMPAVDDPCEGASVLGSPAALPPLGGFPPGDPRASATASATPADPAAAAGTSANPTVTATPSLAAGAGPIRRTLPLATGTFTVSDTFGARGGAHKGIDLAASDGTTIYSVADGRVVAAGPASGFGNWVVIDSVDTNGRAYSAVYGHMWDSGVHVRVGDTVTAGQPIAQVGSAGESSGPHLHFEIVPGGRFTGGRQIDPLPWLDGAPTPDVGGALAYSSDPRCNRGFGTAGGALAAGKVPPELEIWYRRAGSICPQITPSLLAAQGRQESGFRRGATSPAGAQGLAQFLPSTAASVNPDDGQPYVIDADGNGTASVWDDGDAIIGQGRYMCAIAHKITQWQAQGRVHGDVTALTLAAYNAGEGAVLASGGMPNQVAAHYSETQPYVANILAMEAQYRAPGALGRFDPSEGGGGSQIVEAAHDWLGTPYVWGGGGPQGPSGGGLDGPGLTAAAVFAASSGAVVLPRTAEQQWEAGAEVSMNKIQQGDLVFSAFGPRGPAQVGIYSGNGRMIQAVPGAGGGVTEVPVPGDSRARRVL, from the coding sequence GTGAGCGGACGGGGGCTGCTGTGGGGCGCGCTCGGCGCGGTGCTCGGCCTGATGGTGGTCGTGCTCGTCATCGTGATGCCCGCCGTCGACGATCCGTGCGAGGGCGCGTCGGTGCTCGGTTCACCCGCGGCGCTGCCGCCGCTGGGTGGCTTCCCGCCCGGTGATCCCAGGGCGAGCGCCACCGCGTCGGCGACACCGGCGGACCCGGCCGCGGCTGCGGGCACGTCGGCGAACCCGACGGTCACGGCGACGCCGTCGCTGGCCGCGGGCGCAGGCCCGATCCGGCGCACGCTGCCCTTGGCCACCGGCACCTTCACGGTCTCGGACACCTTCGGCGCGCGCGGTGGCGCGCACAAGGGCATCGACCTCGCCGCCTCCGACGGCACCACCATCTACTCGGTCGCCGACGGCCGGGTGGTGGCCGCCGGACCCGCGTCGGGTTTCGGCAACTGGGTGGTCATCGACTCGGTGGACACCAACGGCCGCGCGTATTCGGCGGTGTACGGCCACATGTGGGATTCCGGGGTGCACGTGCGGGTGGGCGACACCGTGACCGCGGGCCAGCCGATCGCGCAGGTCGGCTCCGCGGGCGAGTCCAGCGGTCCGCACCTGCATTTCGAGATCGTCCCCGGCGGGCGGTTCACCGGCGGTCGCCAGATCGATCCGCTGCCCTGGCTGGACGGCGCGCCGACTCCGGATGTCGGTGGGGCGCTGGCCTATTCCAGCGATCCGCGCTGCAACCGCGGGTTCGGCACCGCGGGCGGCGCGCTCGCGGCGGGCAAGGTGCCCCCGGAGCTCGAGATCTGGTATCGCCGTGCGGGTTCGATCTGCCCGCAGATCACGCCGTCGCTGCTCGCCGCGCAGGGCAGGCAGGAGTCCGGTTTCCGGCGCGGCGCCACCTCGCCGGCGGGCGCGCAGGGCCTGGCCCAGTTCCTGCCGAGCACCGCGGCGAGTGTGAATCCCGATGACGGGCAACCATATGTGATCGATGCCGACGGCAACGGCACGGCCAGCGTGTGGGACGACGGTGACGCGATCATCGGCCAGGGCAGATATATGTGCGCCATCGCGCACAAGATCACCCAGTGGCAGGCGCAGGGGCGGGTGCACGGCGATGTCACCGCGCTGACCCTGGCCGCGTACAACGCGGGCGAGGGCGCGGTGCTCGCGTCCGGTGGCATGCCGAATCAGGTTGCCGCGCACTACTCCGAGACCCAGCCGTACGTGGCGAACATCCTCGCGATGGAGGCGCAGTACCGCGCGCCCGGCGCGCTCGGCCGGTTCGATCCGAGCGAGGGCGGCGGCGGCAGTCAGATCGTCGAGGCGGCGCACGATTGGCTCGGCACCCCGTACGTCTGGGGTGGCGGCGGACCGCAGGGCCCCAGCGGCGGCGGGCTCGACGGTCCCGGCCTGACCGCGGCCGCGGTGTTCGCGGCCTCGTCCGGCGCGGTCGTCTTGCCGCGCACCGCCGAACAGCAGTGGGAGGCAGGAGCGGAGGTGTCGATGAACAAGATCCAACAGGGCGATCTGGTCTTCAGCGCGTTCGGTCCGCGCGGCCCCGCACAAGTCGGCATCTACTCGGGCAACGGCCGGATGATCCAGGCCGTGCCCGGCGCGGGTGGCGGCGTGACGGAGGTGCCGGTGCCGGGCGACAGCAGGGCGAGGAGGGTCCTGTGA
- a CDS encoding type IV secretory system conjugative DNA transfer family protein: protein MAKKPVQDPAAVGPDTTMIALYAGFAVLGTLWVALHLGNAMMATPQSLPINPIAIVADLIRGKLVWPRASSVIVVLVAAAALAYVLIKKRIAKRKTIGRLPVDDKADHMGQGSAIAHLTEAGVREKAKQLEVRLGSQDIPGVPIGIGIADNQMLYGSYEDLHLDIWGPRQGKSTSRVIPAILTAIGPVLATSNKRDVVDATRDVREAKGSPTFVFDPQGVAGEEPSWFWDPLSWVDARREGCEMRAARLAGHFADGDDGSDAKTDAFFDPEAEDLLAGLFLAAAVGDRNGSRPIVQVWEWVTNPQDTEPIELLRAARHHYTASGLSSQYNADARTRSGIFGTAKKMIRCLKLSNVHPWITRGGDRIQFDELAFIRDNGTLYSLSLEGRGSAAPLVSALTEAVIDVAMRTASQSRGGRLPIPLLAVLDEAANVVRWKDLPKQYSHFGSRGIVVMTVLQSWAQGVRCWGEPGMNALWAAANIKVLGSGVDDTAFLRERSEAIGDYEVISSSVSESKGGKSYSRSLGSSKTFSVQGLAQLPRGRVIVFPSGAPPVLVRTVPWWEGEYAAEVKESISHHDPQRKTEIGDLMPGKPSLSKSTTPPEYGKVEEVRPL, encoded by the coding sequence ATGGCGAAGAAGCCGGTGCAGGATCCGGCCGCGGTCGGGCCGGATACCACGATGATCGCGCTGTACGCCGGGTTCGCGGTTCTCGGCACGCTGTGGGTGGCGCTGCATCTCGGCAACGCGATGATGGCGACGCCGCAGTCGCTCCCGATCAACCCGATCGCGATCGTCGCCGATCTGATCCGCGGCAAGCTGGTCTGGCCGCGCGCGTCCAGCGTGATCGTGGTGTTGGTCGCGGCGGCGGCGCTGGCCTATGTGCTGATCAAGAAGCGGATCGCGAAGCGCAAGACGATCGGCAGGCTGCCCGTCGACGACAAGGCCGACCACATGGGGCAGGGCAGTGCCATAGCGCATCTTACCGAGGCGGGCGTGCGGGAGAAGGCCAAGCAGCTCGAGGTGCGGCTGGGCTCGCAGGACATCCCCGGCGTGCCGATCGGCATCGGCATCGCCGACAACCAGATGCTGTACGGCTCCTACGAGGATCTGCACCTCGACATCTGGGGTCCGCGCCAGGGCAAGTCGACCTCCCGGGTGATCCCGGCCATCCTCACCGCGATCGGCCCGGTGCTGGCCACCTCGAACAAGCGCGACGTGGTGGACGCGACCCGGGATGTGCGCGAGGCCAAGGGAAGTCCCACCTTCGTGTTCGACCCGCAGGGTGTCGCCGGTGAGGAGCCCAGCTGGTTCTGGGATCCGCTGTCCTGGGTCGACGCGCGCCGCGAGGGCTGCGAGATGCGGGCGGCCCGGCTGGCCGGGCACTTCGCCGACGGCGACGACGGCTCCGACGCCAAGACCGACGCCTTCTTCGACCCCGAGGCCGAAGATCTGCTCGCCGGTCTGTTCCTGGCCGCCGCGGTCGGCGACCGCAACGGCAGCAGGCCGATCGTGCAGGTCTGGGAATGGGTGACCAACCCGCAGGACACCGAGCCGATCGAGCTGCTGCGCGCGGCCAGGCACCACTACACCGCCTCCGGTCTGTCCTCGCAGTACAACGCCGACGCCCGTACGCGCAGTGGCATTTTCGGCACCGCGAAGAAGATGATCCGCTGCCTGAAACTGTCGAACGTGCATCCCTGGATCACCCGCGGCGGCGACCGGATCCAGTTCGACGAGCTCGCGTTCATCCGCGACAACGGGACGCTGTACAGCCTCTCGCTCGAGGGGCGCGGCTCGGCCGCCCCGCTGGTCAGCGCGCTCACCGAGGCCGTGATCGACGTCGCGATGCGGACCGCGTCGCAGTCGCGCGGTGGACGGTTGCCGATCCCGCTGCTCGCGGTGCTGGACGAGGCGGCCAACGTGGTGCGCTGGAAGGATCTGCCCAAGCAGTACAGCCACTTCGGTTCGCGCGGCATCGTGGTGATGACGGTGCTGCAATCGTGGGCGCAGGGCGTGCGCTGCTGGGGCGAGCCCGGCATGAACGCGCTGTGGGCCGCCGCGAACATCAAGGTGCTCGGTAGCGGGGTGGACGACACCGCCTTCCTGCGCGAGCGCTCCGAGGCGATCGGCGATTACGAGGTGATCTCCTCGTCGGTCTCGGAATCCAAAGGCGGCAAGAGCTATTCGCGCTCGCTCGGCTCATCGAAGACCTTCAGCGTGCAGGGTCTTGCGCAGTTGCCCCGCGGTCGCGTGATCGTCTTCCCGTCCGGCGCGCCGCCGGTACTGGTTCGCACCGTTCCGTGGTGGGAGGGCGAGTACGCTGCCGAGGTGAAGGAGTCCATCTCGCACCATGATCCGCAGCGCAAGACGGAGATCGGTGACCTGATGCCGGGCAAGCCGTCACTCAGCAAGAGCACGACGCCGCCGGAATACGGAAAGGTCGAGGAGGTCAGGCCACTGTGA
- a CDS encoding DUF4913 domain-containing protein, translating into MTEQQQQPMIYASVVEFVENYLSLVYRRQVTDLSDTVWCPEWWQHAEAVARLDAMWRAWEHFRLDGATGLSVWFLDHADPHMAKLFDPKGPFKYCSVRNGHKDMLSPLPLKSPQHGMFGDPTIGDFRM; encoded by the coding sequence GTGACCGAACAGCAGCAGCAACCCATGATCTACGCGAGCGTCGTCGAGTTCGTGGAGAACTACCTGAGCCTGGTGTACCGGCGGCAGGTGACCGATCTCAGCGACACCGTGTGGTGTCCGGAGTGGTGGCAGCACGCCGAGGCGGTCGCCCGCCTGGACGCGATGTGGCGGGCCTGGGAGCACTTCCGGCTAGACGGCGCAACGGGTTTGAGCGTCTGGTTCCTCGACCACGCGGACCCGCACATGGCCAAGCTGTTCGATCCCAAGGGCCCGTTCAAGTACTGCAGTGTGCGCAACGGGCACAAGGACATGCTGAGTCCGTTGCCGTTGAAGTCGCCGCAGCACGGGATGTTCGGCGATCCCACCATCGGCGACTTCCGGATGTAG
- the hisS gene encoding histidine--tRNA ligase, with product MTKTSSFSAPKGVPDYVPPGSAEFVAVRDGLIRAARLAGYGHIELPVFEDTGLFARGVGESTDVVSKEMYTFPDRGDRSVTLRPEGTAGVMRAVIEHGLDRGQLPVKLVYNGPFFRYERPQAGRYRQLQQVGIEAIGVDDPALDAEVISIADAGFRGLGLDGFRLELTSLGDETCRPQYRELLQEFLFGLPLDEETKRRAQLNPLRVLDDKRPEVRALTADAPLMIDHLSESAKTHFEQVLGHLDALGVPYVVNPRMVRGLDYYTKTTFEFVHDGLGAQSGIGGGGRYDGLMAQLGGQPLSGIGFGLGVDRTMLALQAEGKTAGDPARCQVFGVPLGDAAQQRLVVLAARLRAVGISVDLAYGGRGVKGAMKAADRSGARFTLVLGDRDLAEATIGLKDMSTGEQRQIPLDEAVATLRAALAP from the coding sequence GTGACCAAGACCAGCAGCTTCTCCGCCCCGAAGGGGGTTCCGGACTATGTCCCGCCCGGCTCGGCCGAGTTCGTCGCGGTCCGCGACGGCCTGATCCGCGCCGCCCGACTGGCCGGGTACGGACATATCGAGCTGCCGGTCTTCGAGGACACCGGGCTGTTCGCCCGCGGTGTCGGCGAGTCGACCGATGTGGTCAGCAAGGAGATGTACACCTTCCCCGACCGCGGCGACCGCAGCGTCACGTTGCGGCCGGAGGGCACCGCCGGGGTGATGCGCGCGGTCATCGAGCACGGACTCGACCGCGGCCAGCTGCCGGTGAAGCTGGTGTACAACGGGCCGTTCTTCCGGTACGAGCGGCCCCAGGCCGGCCGGTACCGGCAGCTGCAGCAGGTCGGCATCGAGGCGATCGGCGTCGATGATCCCGCGCTGGACGCCGAGGTGATCTCGATCGCCGACGCCGGCTTCCGCGGCCTCGGCCTCGACGGCTTCCGGCTCGAGCTCACCTCGCTCGGTGACGAGACCTGCCGTCCGCAATACCGGGAACTGTTGCAGGAGTTCCTGTTCGGGCTGCCGCTTGACGAGGAGACCAAGCGCCGGGCGCAACTCAACCCGTTGCGGGTGCTCGACGACAAGCGACCCGAGGTGCGCGCGCTGACCGCCGACGCGCCGCTGATGATCGACCACCTGTCCGAATCGGCCAAGACGCATTTCGAACAGGTCCTCGGCCATCTGGACGCCCTGGGCGTGCCGTACGTGGTGAACCCGAGGATGGTGCGCGGGCTCGACTACTACACCAAGACCACCTTCGAGTTCGTGCACGACGGGCTGGGCGCGCAATCGGGCATCGGCGGCGGCGGGCGCTACGACGGGCTGATGGCACAGCTCGGCGGACAACCGTTGTCCGGCATCGGCTTCGGGCTCGGCGTCGACCGCACGATGCTCGCGCTGCAGGCCGAGGGCAAGACCGCGGGCGACCCGGCGCGCTGCCAGGTGTTCGGGGTGCCGCTCGGGGACGCCGCGCAGCAGCGGCTCGTCGTGCTCGCCGCGCGGCTGCGGGCGGTGGGGATCAGCGTCGACCTCGCCTACGGCGGGCGCGGGGTCAAGGGCGCGATGAAGGCCGCCGACCGCTCCGGTGCGCGATTCACCCTCGTGCTCGGCGATCGCGACCTGGCCGAGGCCACCATCGGGCTGAAGGACATGAGCACCGGTGAGCAGCGGCAGATTCCGCTCGACGAGGCGGTCGCCACGCTGCGCGCGGCACTCGCTCCGTAG
- a CDS encoding transposase produces the protein MMPHRSYRRVSPEVRQAAVQQVVALTGKLRSESEACRVVAEQIGVHTNSVRNWVRAAEGPSLERLDASALRRKVALLQQQLAAAAEMNRTLADTLNESRRGQ, from the coding sequence ATGATGCCGCACCGCTCCTACCGCCGGGTCTCGCCGGAGGTGCGCCAGGCCGCTGTCCAGCAGGTCGTCGCGCTCACCGGCAAGCTGCGCAGCGAGTCCGAAGCCTGCCGTGTGGTCGCCGAACAGATCGGCGTGCACACCAATTCGGTGCGCAACTGGGTGCGCGCGGCCGAGGGGCCGAGCCTGGAGCGCCTGGACGCGTCCGCGCTGCGCCGGAAAGTGGCGCTGCTGCAACAACAATTGGCGGCGGCGGCCGAGATGAACCGCACGCTCGCCGACACCCTCAACGAATCCCGGCGCGGCCAGTGA
- a CDS encoding 2-oxoacid:acceptor oxidoreductase subunit alpha, whose protein sequence is MVSHQNDVGTGHGAATGSAQSDTGAAKLEKVVIRFAGDSGDGMQLTGDRFTHEAAAFGNDLATQPNFPAEIRAPQGTLPGVSSFQIQIADYDILTAGDQPDVLVAMNPAALKANLADLPRGATLILNTDEFTKRTLAKVGYRADPLDDDTLSDFVVHRVPMTSLTMGATESTGVGKKDGQRAKNMFALGLLSWMYGRPIGGTEQFMREKFAARPEIAEANVLAFRAGWNYGETTESFATTYEIAPAKLPPGTYRQITGNTALAYGLVAAGQLAGLPVFLGTYPITPASDILHELSKHKNFGVTTFQAEDEIAGIGAALGASLGGSLGVTSTSGPGLALKSETIGLAVMTELPLLIIDVQRGGPSTGLPTKTEQADLLQALYGRNGESPVAVLAPRSPADCFATAVEAARIALTYRTPVLLLSDGSIANGSEPWSIPNVTELAPIDPAFEPAGAETDPFLPYARDPETLARPLAVPGTKGRAHRIGGLEKADGSGNISYDPANHELMVRLRQAKIDGIGVPDLEVDDPDGRAELLLIGWGSSYGPIGEACRRARRRGVPVAQAHLRHLNPLPANLGAVLRRYRTVVAPEMNGGQLALLLRGKYLVDVRPWTKVAGTAFSAQELVGVIDAALDGSLEEMEHDKAFAARARATYTTQPDSSANRAQPGDVRPTGGNE, encoded by the coding sequence ATGGTTTCGCACCAGAATGATGTCGGCACCGGCCACGGCGCTGCCACCGGCTCGGCCCAAAGCGACACGGGCGCAGCGAAATTGGAAAAGGTCGTGATTCGGTTCGCCGGGGACTCCGGTGACGGCATGCAGCTGACCGGAGATCGCTTCACCCATGAAGCGGCCGCGTTCGGCAACGACCTCGCCACCCAACCAAACTTCCCCGCCGAGATCAGAGCGCCACAGGGCACGCTGCCCGGTGTCTCGTCGTTCCAGATCCAGATCGCCGACTACGACATCCTGACCGCGGGCGATCAGCCCGACGTGCTGGTCGCGATGAATCCCGCGGCGCTGAAGGCGAATCTGGCGGACCTGCCGCGCGGGGCCACCCTCATCCTCAACACCGACGAGTTCACCAAACGCACCCTCGCCAAGGTCGGCTATCGCGCCGACCCGCTCGACGACGACACACTGTCGGATTTCGTGGTGCACCGCGTCCCGATGACCTCACTCACCATGGGCGCCACCGAATCCACCGGTGTCGGCAAAAAGGACGGCCAGCGCGCGAAGAACATGTTCGCGCTCGGGCTGCTGTCCTGGATGTACGGCCGTCCGATCGGCGGCACCGAGCAGTTCATGCGGGAGAAGTTCGCGGCCAGGCCCGAGATCGCCGAGGCCAACGTGCTGGCCTTCCGCGCGGGCTGGAACTACGGCGAGACCACCGAAAGCTTCGCCACCACATACGAAATCGCACCCGCGAAGCTGCCGCCCGGCACCTACCGCCAGATCACCGGCAACACCGCGCTCGCCTACGGACTGGTGGCCGCGGGCCAATTGGCCGGGCTGCCGGTGTTTCTCGGCACCTATCCGATCACGCCGGCCTCCGACATCCTGCACGAGCTGAGCAAGCACAAGAACTTCGGCGTCACCACCTTCCAGGCCGAGGACGAGATCGCGGGAATCGGTGCGGCGCTCGGCGCTTCGCTCGGCGGCTCGCTCGGCGTCACCAGCACGTCGGGACCCGGTCTGGCGCTCAAGAGCGAGACCATCGGCCTCGCGGTGATGACCGAGTTGCCGCTGCTGATCATCGACGTGCAGCGCGGCGGCCCGTCCACCGGCCTGCCGACCAAGACCGAGCAGGCGGATCTGCTGCAGGCGCTCTACGGACGCAACGGCGAATCGCCGGTCGCGGTGCTGGCGCCGCGCTCCCCCGCCGACTGTTTCGCCACCGCGGTGGAGGCGGCCAGGATCGCGCTCACCTATCGCACGCCGGTGCTGCTGCTCTCCGACGGCTCGATCGCGAACGGTTCTGAGCCGTGGTCGATTCCGAACGTCACCGAGCTGGCGCCGATCGACCCGGCCTTCGAACCCGCGGGCGCGGAGACCGACCCGTTCCTGCCCTACGCCCGCGACCCGGAGACACTGGCCCGGCCGCTCGCCGTGCCCGGCACCAAGGGCCGCGCGCACCGGATCGGCGGTCTCGAGAAGGCCGACGGCAGCGGCAATATCTCCTACGATCCGGCCAATCACGAACTGATGGTGCGGTTGCGCCAGGCCAAGATCGACGGGATCGGCGTGCCCGATCTCGAGGTCGACGACCCGGACGGTCGCGCCGAGCTGCTGCTCATCGGCTGGGGTAGTTCGTACGGGCCGATCGGCGAGGCCTGCCGCCGCGCCCGCCGCCGCGGCGTGCCGGTCGCGCAGGCGCACCTGCGGCATCTGAATCCGTTGCCCGCCAACCTCGGTGCGGTGCTGCGCCGCTATCGCACGGTGGTCGCCCCGGAGATGAACGGCGGCCAGCTCGCGCTGCTGTTGCGCGGCAAGTATCTGGTCGACGTGCGGCCGTGGACCAAGGTCGCGGGCACCGCGTTCTCCGCGCAGGAACTCGTCGGGGTGATCGACGCCGCCCTGGACGGCTCGCTCGAGGAGATGGAACACGACAAGGCCTTCGCCGCACGGGCGCGGGCCACGTACACGACGCAGCCGGACAGCTCGGCGAACCGGGCACAACCGGGCGACGTCCGACCTACTGGGGGCAACGAATGA
- a CDS encoding 2-oxoacid:ferredoxin oxidoreductase subunit beta, which produces MTIMETSLVGTDLGLTGLSGVPAADGPQKVKDFTSDQEVRWCPGCGDYVILATVRGFLAELGLRRENLMFVSGIGCSSRFPYYLEAYGIHSIHGRAPAIATGLAVTRPDLSVWVVTGDGDALSIGGNHLIHALRRNVNMTILLFNNRIYGLTKGQYSPTSEEGKITKSTPMGSVDHPFNTLSVALGAEATFAARALDSDRAGLTEVLRAAAEHRGTSFVEILQDCPIFNDGSFDALRRDNAADHLIPLHHGQPIRFGADNEFAVVQSGFGLRITRADAVAEADIVVHDAYSDNPEYAYALSRLSDQSLDHVVTGVFRSVSRPTYDDGVRAQTTSARERKPVDRNSLQSLLTGPETWTVG; this is translated from the coding sequence ATGACCATCATGGAGACCTCGCTCGTCGGTACCGATCTGGGCCTGACCGGACTGTCCGGCGTGCCCGCCGCCGACGGACCGCAGAAGGTCAAGGACTTCACCTCCGATCAGGAGGTGCGCTGGTGCCCCGGCTGCGGTGACTACGTGATCCTGGCGACCGTGCGCGGCTTCCTCGCCGAGCTCGGATTGCGTAGGGAGAACCTGATGTTCGTGTCCGGGATCGGCTGTTCGAGCCGCTTCCCGTACTACCTCGAGGCCTACGGCATCCACTCCATCCACGGCCGCGCGCCCGCCATCGCGACCGGGCTGGCGGTGACCAGGCCCGATCTGTCGGTTTGGGTGGTGACCGGTGACGGCGACGCGCTCTCGATCGGCGGCAACCATCTCATCCACGCGTTGCGCCGCAACGTGAACATGACGATCCTGCTGTTCAACAACCGGATCTACGGGCTCACCAAGGGCCAGTACTCGCCGACCTCGGAGGAGGGAAAGATCACCAAGTCCACCCCGATGGGCTCGGTGGACCATCCGTTCAACACGCTGTCGGTCGCGCTCGGCGCCGAGGCCACCTTCGCCGCCCGCGCCCTCGACTCCGATCGGGCCGGGCTGACCGAGGTGCTGCGGGCCGCCGCCGAGCATCGGGGCACCTCGTTCGTCGAGATCCTGCAGGACTGCCCGATCTTCAACGACGGCTCGTTCGACGCGCTGCGCCGCGACAATGCCGCGGACCATCTGATCCCGCTGCACCACGGACAACCCATCCGGTTCGGCGCCGACAATGAATTCGCCGTGGTGCAAAGCGGTTTCGGCCTGCGGATCACCCGCGCGGACGCGGTTGCCGAAGCCGACATCGTGGTGCACGACGCCTACAGCGACAACCCGGAATACGCCTACGCCCTGTCCCGGCTGTCCGACCAGTCTCTGGACCACGTCGTCACCGGCGTCTTCCGCAGCGTGAGCCGCCCCACCTACGACGACGGCGTCCGCGCCCAGACCACCTCCGCCCGCGAACGCAAACCAGTCGACCGGAACTCACTCCAGTCTCTGCTGACCGGCCCCGAAACCTGGACGGTCGGTTAG
- a CDS encoding malate dehydrogenase, which produces MNTAVRNAPVTVAVTGGAGQIAYGLLFRIASGAMLGADTPVRLRLLEIPAAVASLEGVAMELEDGAFPLLESIDISDDPWVGFAGANVAVLVGARPRTAGMERSDLLAANGTIFTEQGAAINASAADDVKVLVVGNPANTNAFIAMSNAPDVPAERFTAMTRLDHNRAIAQLAKKTGAPAAEIERIAIWGNHSATQYPDIAHATIGGKPALDRIADRAWLTDDFIPTVQQRGTAIIQARGASSAASAASAALDHIHDWVRGTAAGDWVSMAVPSDGSYGVPEGLISSFPVTCADGEYTIVPGLDIDDFARSRIDATVAELTQERDAVIDLGFAKRA; this is translated from the coding sequence GTGAACACCGCGGTTCGGAATGCGCCTGTGACTGTTGCGGTGACCGGCGGGGCGGGGCAGATCGCGTACGGGTTGCTGTTCCGGATCGCCTCCGGTGCGATGCTCGGCGCCGATACGCCGGTGCGCCTGCGGTTGCTGGAGATTCCCGCGGCGGTGGCCTCGCTCGAGGGCGTCGCGATGGAGTTGGAGGACGGGGCGTTTCCGCTGCTCGAGTCCATCGACATCAGCGACGACCCGTGGGTGGGGTTCGCGGGGGCGAACGTCGCGGTGTTGGTGGGCGCGCGCCCGCGCACCGCGGGCATGGAACGCTCGGATCTGCTCGCCGCGAACGGCACGATCTTCACCGAGCAGGGTGCGGCCATCAACGCCAGCGCCGCCGACGACGTGAAGGTGCTCGTGGTCGGTAATCCGGCCAACACCAACGCCTTCATCGCGATGAGCAACGCCCCCGACGTGCCCGCCGAGCGGTTCACCGCGATGACCCGCCTCGACCACAACCGCGCGATCGCGCAGCTGGCCAAGAAGACCGGCGCGCCCGCGGCCGAGATCGAGCGCATTGCCATCTGGGGCAACCACTCCGCGACCCAGTACCCGGATATCGCGCACGCGACCATCGGCGGCAAGCCCGCGCTCGACCGCATCGCCGACCGCGCCTGGCTCACCGACGATTTCATCCCCACCGTGCAGCAGCGCGGCACCGCGATCATCCAGGCTCGCGGCGCGTCGTCGGCCGCCAGCGCGGCCAGCGCCGCCCTCGACCACATCCACGACTGGGTGCGCGGCACCGCCGCGGGTGACTGGGTCTCGATGGCCGTCCCGTCCGACGGCTCCTACGGCGTGCCCGAGGGGTTGATCAGCTCGTTCCCGGTCACCTGCGCCGACGGCGAGTACACGATCGTGCCCGGCCTGGACATCGACGACTTCGCCCGCTCCCGCATCGACGCCACCGTCGCCGAACTCACCCAGGAACGCGACGCGGTCATCGACCTCGGCTTCGCCAAGCGGGCCTGA